The Colius striatus isolate bColStr4 chromosome 19, bColStr4.1.hap1, whole genome shotgun sequence nucleotide sequence atgttcctgtgtgacctgatctaggtgggacctgctttagcatgggagttggactagatgatttctaaagatcccttccaacccccaccattctgtgattctttgattttcCATGGCAGCCTTCATGCTTGTTGGCCTTCAGAATTGGAAAATAAACGTTTGTAACAGCTCTTTGAAATGTAGCCTCTGGGAGAAGGCAATCATCCCCATCCTTTCTCCAGGAAAGGGTAGTCAAAGGGAGAGGACTTGAAAGGGGCAGCTTCCCTTTTCAgcagtggttttctttttgttctgcaaACACAGGGGAAGTGACTCCCCCCTGAATTAAATGGACCTGGTTTTAAGGCTCACCAGAAAGCTGCAGAGGTTGTTTTTGCAGTTGCTGTCCTTGGGAGTAAAGGACCTGctgttcacagaatctcaagggctggaagggacctgggaagctcatccagtgcaacccccctgccagagcagcaccacctagagcagggcacacagggactcatccagctgggttggaatgtctccagagaaggagcctccacagcccatctgggcagcccctgccagggctccctcacctcaacaggggaGAAactttcccttgtgtttctttggaacctcttctgttccagcttgtgcccattgccccttgtcctgtcattggccatccctgagcacagcctggctccagcctcctcacacccactctttatgtatctttaaccatgaatgaggtcagTCATTAatgtctccttttcctctcagtctccttttctccaagctaaattTCCAGGGTTCATATGAGGAAGTCTAATGTGACAAACATGGCCTATTACAGTGTGATGGCTTTAGCTAACTTAATGTATGTGGGGTTGGTAATGCTGCTTGGTGTTTCCTGCTCTAGAAGTCTTTGTTTATAGTTGTGCAAAATTTCAGCTAATGGGCTTGAAACGTTACATGTTGGGTGTGTAAATAAAGCTCAGCTTCACTGTTGAGGACCATGGAGACAGACATGGCTTTGCACCAGATGGAACAtgcagattttcttctttttttgttgtgttgaCTGAAAAATTCAAGAGAAATAATTCTGTATAACTGATTGTAAATTTAGCAGAAAGCAATGAATAAGACAGGGAAGATGAGGGAGAAATGGTATGTGGTAAATGAGCCGAGGACTGTGTTGTTAAGCATGTGTATTCAGCAGCTGAGTTACTGCTGATTGAAGCAATCTTAATTCTGGTATTTCCTGACTTTCAGGTCTTCCAGTTTTAGTGATACTCATCTAACATCtgattattttaatgttttatttccagaagtgactttatttcttttgaccAGGGAGAGATCTCTGTTGCCACTGGCTGAATTGCTGCCCAGAAGCACTGGCTGCTTCACCCGCAGGGCAAAAGCTGCCTTGAAAGAATGATCTcaggatgggtttttttctcataacaCTGATTGTTTAGTTTGGAAGAAAATTCATTTGGGGCAGAATGCAGCAAAGTGGTGTTTGGGGTATAGCTGCATGACTGCCCTGAGCCAGGTGCTGTTTTCGTCCCGCAGTGCCCATCACGGAGCGGCAGATGGCCGTGATCGAAGCTTTCCGCCACGCCTGGAAGGGCTACAAGGATTTTGCCTGGGGCCATGATGAGCTGAAGCCTTTGTCCAAGTCCTACAGCGAGTGGTTTGGGCTTGGCCTTACCTTGATTGATGCCTTGGATACCATGTGGATTTTAGGCTTAAAGGAAGGTAATTTTTTTATCCTCCTCCCATTGTTGTCCCCTCTAAAACAATTCCTGACTTTCTGTTCAGACAGTTCATGTTCAGAATGCTTTGAGGGGAACATTTATTAAGTGTGGCCAGTAAGTTTAGATTTCCTGTGAgtgtaaatacatatatatgacAGCTGTGTACAGAAATGAGTACATAAACCACCCCCAGCTATATTAGGCACCGTTTTTCTTGGAATAGGATTTTGAGACAGGAACATCCCAACTCTGCTGTTACAGATAACAATGGACATCTGCTAGAAACTGAGGAATGTTTGGCCTCCTGATTTTGGTATCTGTACTAAAACCCCAGTGCTGCCCTTGTGCCATTACACAGCCCCTGTAGGCTTTTGACCCATCAGGTGTGGGCAGCTGGCCTGTGAGCGCCTTCACTGTATTTCTTCACACCTCATACCAGTATTTCATATCTGCATTTCCtagagtcacagcatggtgggggttggaagggacatttaaagctcatccagcccaaccccctgctaaagcagctcccacctagatcaggtcacactggaatgtgtccaggtgggtttggaaacctcctgagaaggagcctccacaccctccctgggcagcctgggccagggctccctcacctcacagtgaaagtttCTCcgtatgtttcagtggaactttctgtgttccagcttcttcccatcaccccttgtcctgtcactggatacaacagaaacaagtgctgccccaacgtcctgacacccaccactgagatagttgtaactattaatgagctcccccttcagtcttgtccaggctgaacagccccaggtcccacagcctttcctcatcaggaagatgctccagtcccctcagcatcttgctggccctgcactggcctctctccagcagttccctgtccctctgcagctggggagcccagcactggacacagggctccagatgaggcctcaccagggcagagtagagggagaagagaacctccctcatcctgctgcccacagtctTCTAAAAGAGGTTTAAAGAGgctatttctgtttctgaatgGCTGGAGAACGGGAGTGTTCAATACCTcctcctgagctgctctgctatCTGTATCTTTCAACAGTTATCCTGGAAGTGACTCTGTTAGAAAACTCTCAGGTTTTAAAAACCAAGTAAAAAATTCTGCAGTTCTGCTGCAAAAATCTGTGCTCAATGGATGTTGGAGAGAGGTGGTTTGTGGGGtatgtttgtggggtttttgtgggttttgttttgtttgttttcttggtggatcagccttttttttttactgctattTAAAAATTCCTGGAGCTGTATCTATTTAACCTTGGTACATAGCCACTTTTTACACTTTTCATGCAATTTCTTGTGTAGGAAGGTAGGAAGAACAGAACTGCTGATAAGGGGACAGTAAACAATCAAAGTGTTTCACAGTCTGTCTCCTCTACCTTTGAAGTTTgtgtaaaatattaaacaaaacctCTTTCTCCTGTGTCTGCAGCTCTGGGCCTGAGCAGGCTAGCTTAAAGTGTCTTCAAACTGACAGTGTgctgattggtttttttctctagaaaatTAATTGTGAACTGCacagagcttttaaaataaattgtgaGTAATTCAGATGTGTTGGAAATGGGTTCCTGGTGAAGgctttttcatattttatagCAGGTCTTTTGCTTCTTGCCTTAGAAAGCTCCTGGGGTTTCTTCTGAATAACACGTTGTATAAATGAAAGTTGTGTTTGAGCTTGCCAGTGTTACTTACAAGCTGATGAATGCTAACACTTCTGGGAAGGAGGACTGTACCTTTTCTGTTGTGCTGCCAGACAGTACAAACAGCTGACAGCAGGAGGTTTTCCTGTGCTTCTGGCCCATCCAACATCCAGTGTTTACCCAgctcctgaaaaaaacccatcagggATGGACACAGAGGCATCCTTTTGCTTTAGAGTTAATCTCCTGTGAAATACCTTCCACTTCTGGGAAGGTGGTGGTTGTTCTGCACCTGCTCACAAGCAGGAGTTTCTGGAAGGTGTGAGATAGTTTGAGATGGCTGATGCCAACAGTGAAGGCGTTAGAGCCTGTGCTTTCAAAGCagacagtgctgcagctgctgagctggctGTTGAActtgaaatagctttttttaattactagtGTGGTGAAGAGccagttttgtttctgaatttaaaaattgCAGGCTGTGGTGGGGGTTTTATGAGTTTAGTGCTGAAGTAGGAGGCAGGAGGTTGAACTAAAGACAGTAAGGGCTGTTAATGCAAGTGTTATCTTTTGTCTTGGTAGGTAACAGCTTCAGCTTAAAAAGATACAATTAGAAAGTTCAGAAGGCCTTTGTGGAAGTGTGACTAATTGTCAGACAAGTCAAACTGATGGATTTGAATGATCTGAATTTCTGGACTATTTTAATAAAGAATTCTTcaatttcttctattttttttagcCTATTAGGAACTTTTATTTTGCTGGATACTTCTGTGCATCTCTGGTGTATACTGAATAAGAATTAAGCCAATGATAGTCCAACTTTTCCCAGCATGTACTCCTTGTTTTAGTTTTCCACCTTCAGCTGTGATCTCTGTAGACAGAACTAACTGTCATGGATTATCTGCAGTACTAATGTCTTTAGTTGCTGGAACATGCTGGAAGTTCATAACTGAACTACCTTTTATACTTTGCAGAGTTTGAAGAAGCAAGAAAATGGGTAGCAAACGATTTAGTATTTGATAAAAATGTGGATGTGAACCTCTTTGAGAGCACTATCCGTATCCTGGGGGGCTTGCTGAGCACCTACCATCTCTCCGGGGATAGCCTCTTCCTGGAAAAAGCTGTGAGTGACTAGTCTTACAAAAGAAACTGGGTTGTGTATTCCATGTTGGACAAAAGCTGAGGGAAGGTTCATCAGAGTCATCATTTAACTCTAAACATTGCTGGTTTTCAACAGTTTCGTATGTGAGGTGGTGGGAAAGGGATTTGCCATTAATCTTTTTGGTCTGTACATTTTTGCTGTGTGGATAACCTCAGAGCTGTGCTGTATTCTTACATGCCTGTCTTGCTGTTGGTGAAGGACTGACCACTGAAtcatagaagcacagaatggtaggggttggaagggacttttcaGTTGGAAGCTGGTTGTAATTCTGTCTAGACAGACTATAGATGTTTGAAAGGAATAATGGTGAAGGGTTCTTTGCTTTTATGATGGAACATGAACaatgtagttaaaaaaaagggggaaagaatCATGATGAAATTGCAGTGGGTCTCTTCCAGCCGCTGCACTTTCCTGTCAACGATACATTGCCCCCAATTCCATTCTAATAAGCTGTAACCTCCCATTACAAgctacagaatcacagcatggtgggggttggaaaggacttttagagatccctcagtccaacccccctgctaaagcataATAAAGCTCAAGAAATAAGAGGGAATAAATGGTTAGTGAAGAGTAATAGTTGTCTTCTGTTGCACTTACTGTGTGTCTCAACAGCACCAGCCACCTCTTTAGCTAGATGAAGTCAGTGACTTCAGAATTACATCATGTTGCATAGGGCTTGCAGACCCAGAGGAGGCATGTGATACTAGGAGCAAGGGAGAAGCTCTGCAGTCATTACTGTGAATAAATCCATGACTCTCTAATTCTTGACTTTCTTGCACCATCTAAAACTAAgctgctctcctctcttttATTTGTGTCTGCCTAGTAGAATAAACTCTAAAGGGGTTAGTGTGTGTAgttatgttttcatttgtttgttttgtcctgTGCTCTTGGATTTTCTTTAGAAAGACATTGGGAACAGGCTGATGCCAGCATTCAAGACACCCTCCAAGATACCTTATTCTGATGTCAACATTGGCCGGGGCACCGCACACCCGCCCCGCTGGACGTCCGACAGCACTGTGGCAGAGGTCACCAGTATTCAGCTGGAGTTTAGGGAGCTCTCTCGTCTCACTGGGGATGAGAAATTCCAGGTATGAACAATCAAtttatatttcttctctttttttattccccCCTACCTCTTTACAGCTCCACTACTGACTCTCCATCAATACATGTAGTCTCCAGGTGATGTTAAATGAGTTGTGAAGCTCTAGCTGAgggaatgaaaagaaacaaagtaacactgattattttattaaataccAAAAAGTTGTAGCAGAGgtgaatgtttctttttctccctcagaatTAGCtgttgatttaaaataaaataacaccACAAAACCCCCCACAACACCACCAAAACTTCCCCAACCCTTCCCCATTCCTCCAGTTTTTATTGTTGACATTTGTTTGACAGTAGGTTGTCAGATTTTGTGGGAATAAAATAGTCCCCCTAAACAGGAGACTGTGAAATTGCATCTTGCTTAACATTGTTAGAATTCTGTGTGCAGTTTCTCTTTGTCATTATCTAAATGCAAAGAGGAAATCCTTGGTGTTGCCATCCAAGGAGATAAAAAGTGACTCAGTAGATAACAGTCTTCCAGCAGGTCACAGGATAAGGAAAAGTTAGTTGAAATAAACTAATTTCCAGAGCAATGGATATATTccacttttcttttgcttagGAGATGTTATTTTATTATCCTGACCCATATCCACAGATTGAGTTTTGAGTACTGCAGTTTATTTAAAGAGGTTTTAGCTACTGCATGATTCATGTAGTTGTTATTTTAGCTTGACTTCTACTTTGTGAGTGTGAGTAAGGCAGGTGACAGTCCTGTGCCATAGTCCTGGCTTTTGAGTGGATTTACTTGAAGGCAAGCAAATAGTTACAATTATTTCAGAGTACTTAAATATACCCAAAACATCATGTTCTGTAAGTCAGAAGGTTTGAAATCCTGTATTTAATATATTGCATGAGCTGAACTTAATGTCCCTGATGCTAATTGGAGGAAGATTTGTTACCACACTGAAGTTACTACACGgttttgtgcatcatttacacCTGTAATTTatgtttgctgttttctttcagaaagctgTAGATGAGGTGATGAAGCATGTTCacaccctctcagggaaaaatgATGGACTAGTGCCTATGTTCATAAACACCAACAGTGGGCAGTTCACTCACTTGGGTGTTTATACTCTGGGAGCCAGAGCTGACAGCTACTATGAATATTTGCTCAAGCAGTGGAttcagggagggaaaaaagaaaatgagtaagttcttttcatttcttttatcaCCTAAGCTGGAAAACTTTCTGTTGTAGTTTACTGCTTCAAGAACAATAATGTATGTGCCCAACAGTTGACTGAAAATAtcactgtttttaaaagcaagctAAACAACCAAGAAGGACTTGTGGTAACTTGAGGTAAAAGCAGCATAGACTTAGTCTCAAAACTttccctcagcttttcttcctcagcaCATCACGTGTGAGGAGGGTTAGAGACAGGAGAGGGGATAATAACTGGGCACTGATGGAATACTGATGATACTTCATCTCTCCAACAATGGCTGTGTTTTCTCTGGGTTGGTTTGGGGAAAGGTGAACCCTGCAAGATGGTTCAGGTGGGAGGTTTAATCCATCAGGAATAACTTTGTCTTAGAAAGGAGACTGAAGTTTGATGTTTGTGTGAACTTTGCTTTAGGTCTCTTATGTTTCTCTTAACTGCACTGAATAAGGGACTGAATGTTTGCACTGAATGTTTGCATGGGGCAGAGGAATTAGAGATGTTGCAAAGGTTTCCCtcaaagcaagacaaaaaaaatgcaagcagaTTTTTCTGCTTGTGAGCTAATTATGTTGGAATTGTTCATGCTGAGGGATTTAATGCATAGTCACAATGTGCCTCTCTGAGGCATTTCTTCCTATCAGAGCAGGTGCTCCTCTACAAACAAAGTTTGCATTGCTGCTTTTCCAAGCCATACCTCACTCTATTTACACAGAGAACTGTCGTCCTCGAGGCCATGAGTGATGGTGTTCTGTGAGCTTCAGCATGAGCCTCTTCAATAGGGCTTTTTCCAtataaaaatgctttgaaacaAGGGAAATTCCAGTTAAACATTGTGAAATAATGTTTCACAATTGAAGTGGACAAACATTGGAAGAGGATGCTGAAAGTCTTATCCTGAGGAATGGCTTGGATAAGcccttgggcagcctgagcTAAACTGAATCAGCTTCAGAGCAAAGGGTTGGTCTTTACCAGCCTAAATTTTCTGGGACTGCAATTACTGTACCTGCAAGGACTCCTGAAATAAAATCCAGTTACTGCCTAGAAACAGAGTTGGGgatgtgttttctttaatacttAAACTTAGGGTTTACTGGAAAGTAAAACCAATATTGCAAATGGAAGCAGTAACTAATGCCCACCTGATGGTGGCTTTGAGAGTTCCTTAGTCAGCTTTCACAGTTGGTTAAATATTGTTCTGTAGACTGAAATAATGGTTGTCAAAGGGGTTGTGCTGAACATTAGCTATGATTAAATGTGTTCTGACTGCGTGTGTGTGAGCCAACTGGGAATGATTTTAATTCACAGGCTTTTGGAGGACTATATGAGAGCCATAGAAGGAGTGAAAAAGCACCTTCTTCAGAGATCACAACCCAAGCAGCTTACTTTTGTAGGAGAGCTTGCCCATGGCCATTTCAGTGCCAAGATGGTAAGAAGTCAAACAGCATTTAAAACCAccacaacaaaagaaaagagaagaaaaatcaaagtgtGACTGGGCAAATGCaaagcgtgtgtgtgtgtgtaccaGGGGCCTTCTCTTTGAGTTCCTCTAGTTTTATGCTCCTGTGAGACTGAAGACTCATAGGGACACAAAgggacacaaacacacactagttctgtcatttttttcccccactgatTGTTGTGTTGTATTGCAGGATCACTTGGTTTGCTTCTTGCCTGGAACTTTGGCCCTGGGAGCTCACAATGGATTGACTGCTGACCATATGAAATTGGCTGAAGCTCTTATAGAAACCTGTTACCAGATGTATGCTCAAGTAGAGACGGGCCTGAGTCCAGAGATTGTCCACTTCAATCTTCATGCTCaaaagggccacaaagatgtgGAGATCAAGGTGAGCTCATCGCTGCCCTGAGTCGCTGGGACTGCTGATGTGCTCTgatgtgcagcagctgctgcttctgctgcctcaCTTTCTAGATGTGCCTTagcctttgtttttaattactcTTGTAGTGTATTTAGAAGCTGTTATGCATCATAAACTCTAAGGAGCAGATGGAGATGAGAACCATTGTTTTACTTCCTACGTGTGTCCTTGAGGAAATTCCCTatctgaattttcctttttcctcttgcagCCTGCAGACAGACACAACTTACTGCGACCAGAAACTGTGGAAAGCCTTTTTTACATGTACAGATTCACTGGTGAGAAGAAATACCAAGACTGGGGCTGGGAAATCTTTCAGAGCTTCAATAAATACACACGGGTAAGGTCAACTTATCACAACCTTGTTCTGCCAGGACAGTATTAGCTCATTTGATCTCTAACAATAACTTTGGGAACCTGCTGTCTTTCAAAAGTCACCAAATACTTGTAGGGAAATTCATAAGAACAGGCAGAATAAAACAGCCTTACGGATTGGGATATACCATTTGGTACATTCAGGGAAGGAGCTGGTATTACATTGATTAAAAGGTAAAATGAAGGAGCTGTATGGAGACTGCCAAAGTGTTTCTACATCTTCTTGGAAGCTGTGAGAATCTCTACTGCCATGTCTTTTAGAATTAAGAAGCTAAGAAGGACCTGGGTGGGTTGAAAGAACCCTTTGGCTGAATTAGCCCTTCACTACTCTATTGCCAAAAAATAGCATGAATGCTTTAACAGAGGGGTGGTTGTGTTCCTCCTGACTGCAGTCTCATGGATATGCTGTAAAAGTGGGGCCTAGAGGGCCAGTGGTCATTAAATATCCATGGTCTGTTCTTAAGAGAATAGATCTGGTACTTTGTACAACTCATGCAGAAATTGCACTAGTTAATTTCTGTGCACTTGTCCAGAAATTTCAGGGGATGTTCTTTGTGATACCTGTTTAAATTAGACACAAATAGACATTTGGCTTCAGTTTATCCTTGTGGTTTCTTCTAAAGTGCAGTGAGactttttttcatagaatcccagcatggtgggggttggaatggacctttagagctcacccagtccaactccctgctaaaacaggtcccacctagatcaggtcacacatgaacgtgtccatgtgggtttggaaacctcccgagaaggagcctccacaccctccctggacagcctgggccagggctccctcattgaaatagtgacatagtttttccttatgtttaaatagaaccttttgtgttccagcttcttcccatcaccccttgccctgtcactggatacaaaagaaaaagtgctgccccaacctcctgacaccattgagatatttgtaactactaatgaacagccccaggtcccacagcctttcctcacaaggaagatgtaaatgatgaaaaacaagtatgaaatgaaaaacatgCTGCTCAGTTTCTCAGCACTTATTTTCTCCAGGTGCACCTGGATGTTAAGAAATGAATTTCTTTGAAGTTATGGAAAGACACAacatttctgcctttgtttttccTGGCACAGGTCCCTACTGGTGGTTACACTTCTATTAACAACGTCCAGAATCCCAGTAATCCAGAGCCACGAGATAAGATGGAGAGCTTCTTCCTTGGGGAAACACTCAAATACatgtttctgctgttttcagaTGACATAGACTTAATCAACCTCGACAAATACGTATTTAACACGGAAGCTCATCCACTCCCTATCTGGGGGCCAGCATAGACTGGGTGCCACTAGACCTTCCAATGGTGGCAATTTGATCTTCAAGTCACTTTACTTTTCAGGGTTTGAGGAGAGATGCTATattgcaccttttttttttcttcttcttggcttaaaacaaacaaagaaaaccttTGGGAGAGCATCTCTGGTTTGAAGAAGTCGTGTCAGTCTTAAATCTAATCCCTGCTTCTGGGATGAGCAAGCTGTGCCAtccagagctgcttttcctgctgttgATGAAGAAATTCAGAGATAATTGCTGTGTGGACCATGACATTCACAGGGGCTCTGGTCATTCAGAGCTCACTTATGTCAGTCTTACTAAATGCTCATCAACTGTCAGGAAGGCAGCACGTTGTCTTACAGCACAGGATCGTCCCTGGAGAGAAGGAATAAGCTACAGGTTTATTCTGGATTCCCTGAAACACTCGGTTCCGGTGCTGCTCCTTCCTGAGAACTTCAGTGTTTCAGGTGGTGAGTGGAATAAACAAACAACTGTCACCTTGTCCCAGGTGGAAGCCAAGCTGTCAGTGTGGCTGCTGGCAGGCTGATCTCAAGCTGTCAGTGTGGCTGCTGACAGGCCAATCTCATTCCGAGCTCATTCCGGGCTGTGCTGCGAAGCGGCTGTTGTCCGGTCTCTTAGTTTTGTAGAGCACTCTTGAGCTGTGGCTGAAGTGACCGATGGAAGAGGGATTGCTGCTGGTTTGGCTCAGAGTGGTGTGTAATTTTTGTTACAAGTATTGCAGGTTTTTTGTAACTTATCTGCAGGAATGCAGGAGATAATGTGAAGCGCAGGTGAAACTGCACGTGCGTTTTCTCTGTCGTTTGCATCAGTTAGACTCAGGTATTCTGACTGAAAGCTGCTTTCTGAGGTCAGGCACTGGGAAAGCTTGTGAGCACATTAGGGATTATTTCCAAGTCTGCCTCCTTCCATCCTGTCCTGTCCAGATACTGCATTGTAAGGTGTTTGTTGGCTCAAGACAAGCTTCCAGCTGTACAGCACACTTCATCTTAGGCACCATTTTTTTTGGACTGTGGGGAAATTTggaatttttgtgttttctttaggACTACTTCAGGTTAGAAGTGTTTTCATTAGTAAAAGCAGACAGTCTCGATGTATTGCAGCAATTCCTGCTCCCAACTGAATCTGTCAAACCTGTTCAGTTGCTTGAAGACAAAGCAGACCCAGTGGGGTGTTTTTTAACAGTCTTACAGGAGCCCTGGGATCTTTAGCTTTTGTATGtgcaaatagatttttaaacCATGCATTTGGAAATCAGCTTTCTGTAgtgctttttccttttggttttgtaGCTACTTGGACAGTCCTGTATTCACAGATAAGTTCTCAGAAATGTGCTTGTTCATATTTCCTACAGAGGTTGTTGTCACCAAAATGTCCTTTCCCCCCAGTGTCAGGGGGAGGTGCAGTCACCTTAAATGCAGGGCTGCTAAACAGAACTAGCAAAACCTGACTGTAATGGTTAATGTTTCAGGGGCTGAAGGGAGTTTGTGTATGTTTTATGTAACTTGATTTGTAAAGCAAGATGCATCTTTGTTTGGTTTGTGCTGATCAGTTCCATCAGCTGGAGTCAGAAGTTACCCTGGGACCACTAATTTAAGTCTTTTGAAGAGTATTTATCATTCCATGTACTAATGATGGCTTATGGAAATGGAGACATTTCACCAGTTATTTAAAATGCACCTTTTTCTGTCATCAAGAGGGACCTTGGGCTTTGCAAGACCCGCCAAGTTTGTGCAGAATGTCAATGCTCCTGCAGCTCACGCGCCACCGTAACCCCGGCGCGTGCAGCGCGCTCcgggggctgcagcctttgTCTGCACCACTCATTCTGCTCCCAAgactttctgttttcattgaCATCAcagtgaaggaggaaaaagctgCTGAAACGTGGAAGGAAACACCTtcagtggtttttgtttgtggaGCAGGTTGGTGTTTctgaggagctgagctgggactGAAAGCTGAAGGCTTGTTGTGGTCAAAGCGAGTGTTGACCCGTGATCAGTGACTTTGCTATGAAGTATAAAACTGCTCATTTGGCTTTTCACCTGAGTGGCAGCTCTACTGAGGAAACAGAGGTTTCTAAGAAGTGGAACACATCTACATGCTCACAAAAAAACATCTGTTGTTGAAGTCTTACAGTAGTCTTAAGGTAATTGACTCTACAAGTGGGACTGTGGGAGTCTGGTAGAATTTTTTTGCCTTATGATTGGCTTCTGGGATTAATAATCCATTTCCTAATGAgttaaaggaaagagagaagaataAATGGTCACTTTCTCAAACACACCTTGTCTTTCAGCTGAGCATGTTGGTCAAACTGATTTCTACCTAATTCTTCCTGGGAAGCTGAATGTCCTTGTGAAGCTTGGCCTTACTGTCATTCTCCTTTGCATCTAAGATTGTTCAGCTCCTTTCACCTTGTTTCAGATTCTCTTGCAAAGGTCACTTAattgtgtatttatttccaCTCCCTTAATGTGTTATGTCAGATTAGGCTCTGAGCTTCACAGCCTGTCTCAGTTCCACTGTGTGTTCCCTCAGCAGAACAGAAGCTTTGTGCT carries:
- the MAN1B1 gene encoding endoplasmic reticulum mannosyl-oligosaccharide 1,2-alpha-mannosidase is translated as MYSAAAAAASPPRRDFISVTLGPEEAVGVGGYNNSKAWRRRSCWRKWKQLSRLQRSVILFLFAFLAVCGVISYTSMGEPWKSLTNKSLDDQKTEAEIPGLKLANPAVLPAPQKADANLGDYPELSQQKPPKLPYVRRGPSNLQIKPPRRNMRLKTRHDPSRVVEEPVQADKEEKTEKSVISWRGAVIEPDQSTEPPSSKVKEPEKPSSVEADDQKEPVPITERQMAVIEAFRHAWKGYKDFAWGHDELKPLSKSYSEWFGLGLTLIDALDTMWILGLKEEFEEARKWVANDLVFDKNVDVNLFESTIRILGGLLSTYHLSGDSLFLEKAKDIGNRLMPAFKTPSKIPYSDVNIGRGTAHPPRWTSDSTVAEVTSIQLEFRELSRLTGDEKFQKAVDEVMKHVHTLSGKNDGLVPMFINTNSGQFTHLGVYTLGARADSYYEYLLKQWIQGGKKENELLEDYMRAIEGVKKHLLQRSQPKQLTFVGELAHGHFSAKMDHLVCFLPGTLALGAHNGLTADHMKLAEALIETCYQMYAQVETGLSPEIVHFNLHAQKGHKDVEIKPADRHNLLRPETVESLFYMYRFTGEKKYQDWGWEIFQSFNKYTRVPTGGYTSINNVQNPSNPEPRDKMESFFLGETLKYMFLLFSDDIDLINLDKYVFNTEAHPLPIWGPA